One window from the genome of Candidatus Vogelbacteria bacterium encodes:
- the tsaE gene encoding tRNA (adenosine(37)-N6)-threonylcarbamoyltransferase complex ATPase subunit type 1 TsaE: MIIRTSNLMETYDLARAIVFRLRPKTTGASILALSGDLGSGKTAFTQGLAKALGISDAITSPTFVIEKIYQVTGSSLWKRVIHIDAYRLAGGSELMTLGFGEIIKDPYNIVIIEWPEKVSDVIPADAQTISFKFIDEEIREISYEEK; this comes from the coding sequence ATGATTATTCGAACGAGTAATTTAATGGAGACTTATGATTTAGCTAGAGCAATTGTCTTTAGGCTAAGACCAAAAACCACCGGAGCTAGTATTTTAGCTTTAAGTGGCGACCTAGGTTCTGGTAAAACAGCTTTTACTCAAGGTTTAGCGAAAGCCTTAGGTATTTCAGACGCAATCACTAGCCCTACTTTTGTGATTGAAAAGATTTATCAAGTAACAGGTTCTTCCTTGTGGAAGAGGGTAATCCATATCGATGCTTATCGGTTAGCTGGGGGATCCGAGTTGATGACTCTTGGTTTTGGTGAGATCATAAAAGATCCTTACAATATTGTAATAATTGAATGGCCAGAAAAAGTGTCTGATGTTATACCAGCCGACGCACAAACCATATCATTTAAGTTTATTGATGAAGAGATTAGAGAAATTTCCTATGAAGAAAAATAA
- a CDS encoding type II/IV secretion system protein, which produces MSNSFNEEKQEKRIEELHLKEAEDLAQVLASRYQLPYIDLSKTAINTDALRLISEAEAKIANVASFRLVGRTLHIAILSPNNSKVKELTDELKEKGYLVTLYLVSESGLNRAWGFYAEVSKSTEATAGLIDISAERVSKFLTNIKNINDIKQEIDKETVNTLASGGISGTLELLLSGALVTNASDIHLEPEETGIRLRYRLDGVLQDVTNFDERIYKQILSRIKLISGLKLNVKQSAQDGRFSIKAQEAEIEIRTSVIPGSYGESVVMRILDPKSIAVTFEQLGIEPELFKVFDREIHKPNGLVLLTGPTGSGKTTTLYAFLRQVNSSETKIITIEDPVEYHLKGVNQTQVNGKKGYTFLSGLRAALRQDPDIIMVGEIRDGETAKIAINSALTGHLVFSTLHTNNAAGAIPRLIDLGINPKIISSALTLSIAQRLVRKLCVKCRKEQTTTPEENKLITGVLQSIPKKKPGFDTTFSGTIYVPGGCEFCHNTGYKGRQGIFEAIVMDDVIANVATTNPSERDIIIASTPQGILDMRQDGIIKVVQGVTSLDELGRVVDLFEEIL; this is translated from the coding sequence ATGTCAAACTCTTTTAATGAAGAAAAGCAAGAAAAACGAATTGAGGAACTTCATCTTAAGGAAGCTGAAGATTTAGCTCAAGTCCTAGCCTCCCGCTATCAACTTCCTTATATCGATCTTTCAAAAACAGCCATAAACACAGATGCTTTGCGGTTAATATCAGAAGCTGAGGCCAAAATAGCAAACGTAGCCAGTTTTCGTTTGGTTGGCCGAACTCTCCATATAGCCATCCTATCTCCCAATAACTCTAAAGTTAAGGAATTAACTGATGAATTAAAAGAGAAAGGTTATCTAGTTACTCTATATCTTGTATCTGAGTCTGGTCTAAACAGAGCTTGGGGATTTTATGCTGAAGTTTCTAAAAGTACTGAAGCAACCGCTGGTCTAATAGATATCTCCGCTGAGCGAGTTAGTAAATTTTTGACTAATATCAAAAATATTAACGATATCAAACAGGAGATTGATAAAGAAACAGTCAACACTTTAGCTTCGGGAGGAATCTCCGGCACCTTGGAACTACTTTTGTCTGGTGCTCTGGTCACCAACGCTTCGGATATTCATTTAGAACCAGAAGAGACTGGTATTCGTCTCCGTTATCGTCTTGATGGTGTTTTACAGGATGTTACTAATTTTGATGAAAGAATTTACAAACAGATTCTCTCTCGAATTAAATTAATTTCCGGTTTAAAACTAAATGTAAAACAATCGGCTCAAGATGGGCGCTTCAGTATTAAGGCCCAAGAAGCCGAGATTGAAATTCGTACTTCTGTTATTCCAGGCTCATATGGTGAATCAGTGGTGATGCGTATTCTTGATCCAAAAAGTATTGCTGTCACCTTTGAGCAACTAGGGATTGAACCAGAACTATTTAAAGTTTTTGATCGAGAAATTCACAAACCAAATGGTTTAGTTCTTCTAACTGGTCCGACTGGTTCTGGTAAAACAACTACTCTCTATGCTTTCTTACGTCAGGTTAATTCTTCTGAAACTAAGATTATTACTATCGAAGACCCGGTTGAATATCACTTAAAGGGAGTTAACCAAACTCAGGTTAATGGCAAGAAGGGTTATACTTTCTTGTCAGGACTAAGAGCAGCCCTTCGCCAAGACCCAGATATTATCATGGTCGGTGAAATTAGAGATGGAGAAACAGCTAAAATCGCCATCAATTCCGCTTTAACTGGTCACTTAGTTTTTTCCACTCTTCACACTAATAATGCCGCCGGCGCTATTCCCCGTTTAATCGATTTGGGTATTAATCCTAAAATTATCAGTTCGGCCCTGACTCTCTCTATCGCCCAACGCTTGGTCCGCAAACTCTGTGTTAAATGTCGTAAAGAACAAACAACCACTCCGGAAGAAAACAAACTAATCACCGGCGTATTACAAAGTATTCCAAAAAAGAAACCTGGGTTTGATACTACTTTTTCTGGCACTATTTATGTACCAGGTGGTTGCGAGTTTTGTCATAACACTGGCTATAAAGGCCGTCAGGGTATCTTTGAAGCTATTGTTATGGATGATGTGATAGCCAATGTCGCCACCACCAACCCAAGTGAAAGAGATATTATTATAGCCTCTACTCCCCAAGGCATCCTCGATATGCGTCAAGACGGAATTATTAAAGTAGTCCAAGGTGTCACCTCTTTGGATGAGTTGGGTCGAGTAGTAGACTTGTTCGAAGAAATTTTGTAA
- the ruvB gene encoding Holliday junction branch migration DNA helicase RuvB produces MSSTPSNNLGSQKSPPKDDHFLDKSLRPSVWPDYIGQENIKKNLRILLEAAVGRKHPPEHVLFYGPPGLGKTTLAYLIAKELNTQIKVTSGPAIEKVGDLASILTNLSPGDILFIDEIHRLNKMIEEVLYPAMESGNLNIVIGKGPGARVIQLDLPPFTLIAATTRIALLSAPLRSRFSGGTFRLEFYTEEELAQIIRRSASILSINLDHEASLLISARSRFTPRIANHLLKRCRDFAQIKKVEITTSVVEEALELLGIDNLGLTNSDRELLKIIITKFDGGPVGVGTIATALSEEEATVEEVYEPYLIQLGFLDRTPRGRIVTDKGYQHLGLDRPTNKLF; encoded by the coding sequence ATGTCAAGTACCCCCTCCAACAACCTTGGTAGCCAGAAATCACCCCCTAAAGACGATCACTTTCTAGACAAATCTCTTAGGCCGTCTGTTTGGCCTGATTATATTGGCCAGGAGAACATCAAAAAGAACCTTCGTATTCTACTAGAAGCCGCCGTTGGTCGCAAACACCCTCCAGAACACGTCCTTTTCTATGGACCTCCAGGCCTCGGAAAAACCACTCTAGCTTATTTAATAGCTAAAGAACTTAACACTCAAATAAAAGTAACCTCTGGTCCCGCTATTGAGAAAGTTGGCGATTTGGCATCGATTTTAACCAACCTCTCTCCTGGAGATATTTTGTTTATTGATGAAATACACCGTCTCAACAAAATGATTGAGGAGGTTTTATATCCAGCTATGGAATCTGGAAACCTAAACATTGTTATTGGCAAAGGCCCAGGTGCTCGAGTAATCCAATTAGATTTACCACCCTTCACCTTAATAGCTGCTACTACCCGAATAGCCTTACTCTCCGCTCCTCTCCGGTCTCGTTTTTCCGGTGGTACCTTTCGATTAGAATTTTACACTGAGGAAGAGTTGGCCCAAATCATCAGACGCTCCGCTTCAATATTAAGTATCAATTTAGACCATGAGGCTAGTTTATTGATTAGTGCTCGTAGCCGTTTTACTCCCAGAATTGCTAATCACCTCCTTAAGCGTTGTCGAGACTTTGCTCAAATTAAAAAGGTAGAAATCACCACCTCAGTGGTTGAAGAAGCTTTAGAATTACTTGGTATAGATAATTTAGGTTTAACCAACTCCGATCGAGAGTTATTAAAAATAATTATTACCAAGTTTGACGGTGGACCTGTCGGAGTGGGCACTATTGCTACAGCTCTATCGGAAGAAGAAGCAACTGTGGAAGAGGTTTATGAACCTTACTTAATTCAACTTGGCTTTTTAGATCGAACCCCTCGAGGACGGATAGTCACCGATAAGGGTTATCAGCATTTAGGTTTAGATAGGCCGACCAATAAACTTTTTTAA
- a CDS encoding YebC/PmpR family DNA-binding transcriptional regulator, producing the protein MSGHNKWSKIKNRKAITDSKKSKIFSMLAKNLTVESKKVKGDKNSPTLRAVIDRAKAANMPTDNIDRAIAKGAGADSGSFEEVIYEAYGPGGIAIIIEGITDNKNRTTPEIKHLLHSCGGSLGSQGSVLWAFSKGDEFWTPNNTLTLSEGDEEKLLHLLDILDDHDDIKNITTNADFSE; encoded by the coding sequence ATGTCCGGACATAACAAGTGGTCAAAAATCAAAAATAGAAAAGCGATAACTGACAGCAAAAAGAGTAAGATCTTTTCAATGTTAGCTAAAAACCTGACCGTGGAGTCAAAAAAAGTTAAGGGTGACAAAAATTCCCCCACTCTTCGAGCTGTTATTGATCGAGCTAAAGCTGCTAATATGCCAACCGACAATATAGATCGAGCTATAGCCAAAGGGGCTGGAGCTGATAGTGGTTCTTTTGAGGAGGTAATTTATGAAGCTTACGGCCCAGGAGGTATTGCTATTATTATAGAAGGAATAACTGATAATAAAAATCGCACCACTCCAGAGATTAAACATCTTTTACATTCTTGTGGTGGCTCTCTTGGTAGTCAAGGATCTGTCTTGTGGGCTTTTAGTAAAGGTGATGAGTTTTGGACGCCCAATAATACCCTCACCTTAAGTGAAGGTGATGAGGAAAAGCTACTCCACCTCCTAGATATCTTAGATGATCACGACGACATTAAAAACATCACAACCAATGCCGATTTTAGCGAATAA
- the ruvC gene encoding crossover junction endodeoxyribonuclease RuvC, which translates to MGIDPGYDRLGVAIVQKGITNQEELIFSDCLTSDRKDIFPERLKKIGLGIESLINKFNPDYLVLEKLFVTNNQKTAMMVGEIRGMIMYIGAKASLPLLEYTPLEIKSTITGYGKADKEQVILMVKNLIKINREITHDDEFDAIAIALTAIAREVNL; encoded by the coding sequence ATGGGCATTGACCCTGGTTATGATCGACTGGGTGTTGCAATAGTTCAAAAAGGAATAACCAACCAAGAAGAACTTATTTTCTCTGACTGTTTAACTTCGGACCGAAAAGACATCTTCCCAGAGCGGTTAAAAAAAATTGGTTTAGGGATTGAGTCTTTAATTAACAAATTTAATCCAGACTACTTAGTCCTAGAAAAACTGTTTGTCACCAACAACCAAAAAACAGCTATGATGGTTGGTGAAATTCGTGGAATGATCATGTATATTGGCGCAAAAGCCAGTCTCCCACTTTTGGAATACACCCCTTTAGAAATAAAATCAACCATTACTGGTTATGGTAAAGCAGACAAAGAACAGGTTATCTTGATGGTTAAAAATTTAATTAAAATAAATAGGGAGATTACTCACGATGATGAATTTGACGCTATTGCTATTGCTTTAACAGCCATCGCTCGAGAAGTGAACCTATAA